The Capillibacterium thermochitinicola genome window below encodes:
- a CDS encoding transglycosylase domain-containing protein has protein sequence MAKLLHKPFGLSWRLIGIVVVSGLFLGIAAGIIFGSKIPDNPPPPVEATIIYDINGDIVQRLFQENRIPVDFDQIPEMMKNAIIAVEDPDFYNHRGIKIRAILRAVWVNLLAWDFKQGGSTITQQYAKVSLLTHKKTISRKVKEWFYAINLERNLSKNEILERYLNYIYFGNGAHGVEAAAQRYFNKHIWELELPQFALLAGIIRSPGYYCPFKNPENALERRNFVLEKMVEAKFITPEEAAQARQTPLGVVSEGARIRNAPYFVDYIIQELTVKHNMFTEEDLYTQGYRIYTTLDLRMQAIAEEAIADLPTGKPDRNNVTQPQIAFVAMDPTNGHIKAMIGGRDWQNTQLNRATKAYRQPGSCIKPFVYAAAIDSHRFTPATVLIDEEIEYPSGDGGSWIPQNFSKTFQGPVRLRTALENSLNTISVRLTDQLGVSTIFKMAQNMGLTSLVSSGGLNDMALSPLALGGLTRGVTPLELTAAYTPFANKGIYSEPLAILKVTDSQGRVLLENGPKRRVVIRESVAYVVTDMLKGVIENGTGRRGRIGRPAAGKTGTSDQDTNAWFVGYTPEIIAGVWIGNDSQAVPLVVNNTKITSGYAAEIWGRFARRVLENRPITDFPVPAGVSTNIEVCAETGYLASPYCPETIREVFIAGTEPVDSCPTHSAPDLGSKIILQVCLDSGALATTFCPADRVITKTYWAVTGTETTDGSPMPTGNCPLHGETSSEEVVLEVCTESGLIATPFCPFDAVETMSFTPGDEPTLPCNLHAGRNRR, from the coding sequence ATGGCCAAACTACTACATAAACCTTTCGGCTTATCATGGCGTTTAATCGGAATCGTCGTTGTCTCCGGGCTCTTCCTCGGGATCGCGGCCGGAATAATTTTTGGTTCAAAAATTCCGGACAACCCCCCGCCCCCGGTGGAAGCGACGATCATCTATGATATCAATGGCGATATTGTTCAACGCCTTTTTCAGGAAAACCGTATCCCCGTGGATTTTGACCAGATCCCCGAGATGATGAAAAACGCGATCATTGCCGTCGAGGATCCGGATTTTTACAACCACCGGGGGATCAAGATCAGAGCAATCCTCCGGGCCGTCTGGGTAAACCTTTTGGCTTGGGACTTTAAACAAGGGGGCAGCACCATCACCCAGCAATACGCCAAAGTTTCCCTCTTGACCCACAAGAAAACCATCTCGCGAAAGGTTAAAGAATGGTTTTACGCGATCAATTTGGAACGGAATTTATCAAAGAACGAAATTTTAGAGCGCTACTTGAACTATATCTACTTCGGGAACGGAGCCCACGGGGTGGAAGCCGCAGCCCAGCGTTATTTTAATAAGCACATTTGGGAACTGGAGTTACCCCAGTTTGCCTTACTCGCCGGGATTATCCGCAGTCCGGGTTACTATTGCCCGTTCAAAAACCCGGAAAATGCCCTGGAACGCCGGAATTTCGTCCTCGAAAAAATGGTGGAGGCCAAATTCATCACCCCCGAAGAGGCCGCCCAGGCCCGTCAAACACCGCTGGGGGTAGTCAGCGAAGGGGCCCGGATCCGGAATGCGCCCTACTTTGTCGACTACATCATTCAAGAACTAACGGTTAAACACAACATGTTCACTGAAGAAGACCTCTACACCCAAGGCTACCGGATCTACACCACCCTGGACCTGCGGATGCAGGCCATCGCCGAAGAGGCCATCGCCGACCTGCCCACCGGGAAGCCGGACCGAAACAATGTCACCCAGCCGCAGATTGCTTTTGTCGCCATGGACCCCACCAATGGCCACATCAAAGCGATGATTGGCGGGCGTGATTGGCAAAACACCCAGTTAAACCGGGCAACCAAAGCCTACCGCCAGCCGGGTTCCTGTATCAAACCCTTTGTTTACGCGGCGGCCATTGACAGCCACCGGTTCACCCCCGCTACCGTCTTGATTGACGAGGAGATCGAATACCCCTCCGGTGACGGTGGGTCCTGGATCCCCCAGAATTTCAGCAAAACCTTCCAGGGGCCGGTCCGTTTACGTACGGCTTTGGAGAATTCCCTCAATACAATCTCCGTGCGCCTCACCGACCAGTTGGGCGTGAGCACTATCTTTAAGATGGCGCAGAACATGGGCCTGACGAGCCTGGTCTCCAGCGGTGGATTGAATGATATGGCCCTCTCCCCCCTGGCTTTGGGTGGTTTAACCCGCGGGGTCACCCCGCTGGAATTGACCGCCGCCTATACACCCTTTGCCAACAAGGGAATCTATTCCGAACCCCTCGCCATTCTTAAAGTAACCGACAGCCAAGGCCGGGTTCTATTGGAGAATGGACCCAAACGGCGGGTCGTGATCCGGGAGTCGGTGGCTTACGTGGTCACGGATATGCTCAAAGGGGTTATTGAAAACGGGACCGGACGACGGGGCCGGATCGGGCGGCCGGCCGCCGGGAAAACCGGGACCTCCGACCAAGACACCAACGCCTGGTTTGTCGGTTATACGCCGGAGATCATCGCCGGCGTCTGGATCGGCAATGACAGCCAGGCTGTGCCTCTGGTTGTAAATAACACCAAAATTACTAGCGGTTACGCCGCCGAAATCTGGGGACGGTTTGCCCGGCGGGTGTTGGAAAACCGGCCGATCACCGACTTCCCGGTCCCGGCGGGTGTCTCAACCAATATTGAAGTCTGTGCCGAGACCGGTTACCTGGCTTCCCCCTATTGTCCGGAGACCATCCGGGAAGTCTTCATTGCCGGGACGGAACCGGTGGATTCCTGTCCGACCCACTCCGCCCCCGACCTTGGGAGTAAAATAATCCTCCAAGTCTGTCTCGACTCGGGCGCCCTGGCCACCACCTTCTGCCCGGCGGACCGGGTGATCACCAAAACCTACTGGGCGGTAACCGGCACGGAAACCACCGACGGCAGTCCGATGCCGACCGGAAACTGCCCACTGCACGGGGAGACCTCCAGCGAAGAGGTCGTCCTGGAGGTCTGTACCGAATCGGGGTTAATCGCCACCCCCTTCTGCCCCTTTGACGCGGTGGAAACCATGTCCTTTACCCCCGGCGATGAGCCTACCCTCCCGTGTAACCTCCATGCGGGACGGAATCGCCGGTAA
- the rodA gene encoding rod shape-determining protein RodA → MWDKKTLKNIDYYLLVSVFLLVIIGLVMVYSATRNNYDLTGGDPYAIVKKQLVAAAIGVVGMVFIMFSDYRLPDLMYQILYGLNLLLLVMVLSPLGLEVKGAKSWINLGGFSLQPSEFAKLLVILTLAKHLAEKEEIDSFWDLWSPFVHIALPLLLILLQPDLGTTLVFIFFFFVMLFVAGYSRRFLLLIILAGVMSLVLLFASHYFFGTPLPFKEYQIRRMMIFLNPDRDPTGSGWNVRQAIIAVGSGRFFGKGLFQGTQGRLGFLPESHNDFIFAILCEELGFIGGFLTLVLFFILIWRCLVIIQQAKDKNGALVAAGIMAMFLFHILENIGMNIGIMPITGIPLPFISSGGSSMITNLFAIGFLENIWIRRQKLLF, encoded by the coding sequence TTGTGGGATAAAAAAACACTCAAAAACATCGATTATTATTTGCTGGTCTCTGTTTTTCTCTTGGTCATCATCGGCTTGGTGATGGTTTATAGTGCGACCAGAAACAATTATGATCTAACCGGCGGCGACCCTTATGCGATTGTCAAAAAACAACTGGTGGCTGCGGCTATCGGGGTCGTCGGGATGGTTTTTATCATGTTCAGCGATTACCGGCTGCCCGACCTGATGTACCAGATTCTTTACGGGCTCAACCTTTTGTTACTGGTTATGGTCCTCTCGCCCCTTGGCCTGGAGGTGAAAGGGGCAAAATCCTGGATTAATCTGGGTGGGTTTTCGCTGCAACCCTCGGAATTTGCGAAGCTATTAGTGATTCTGACTTTGGCCAAACATTTGGCGGAGAAAGAGGAGATCGATTCCTTTTGGGATCTGTGGTCGCCCTTTGTGCATATCGCTCTTCCGCTGCTGCTGATCCTGCTGCAGCCGGATCTTGGAACGACGTTGGTTTTTATCTTTTTCTTCTTTGTCATGCTGTTTGTGGCCGGGTACAGCCGCCGCTTTTTGCTGTTGATTATTCTCGCCGGGGTTATGAGTTTGGTCTTGCTCTTTGCTAGCCATTATTTCTTCGGCACTCCGTTACCCTTCAAGGAGTACCAGATTCGACGGATGATGATCTTTCTCAATCCGGACCGGGACCCCACGGGGAGCGGGTGGAATGTGCGCCAGGCGATCATTGCGGTCGGGTCCGGTCGCTTTTTCGGGAAAGGACTTTTCCAAGGAACCCAGGGTCGTCTGGGGTTTTTGCCGGAAAGCCACAATGACTTTATCTTTGCGATTCTCTGTGAAGAATTGGGCTTTATCGGCGGCTTTTTGACTCTGGTTTTATTCTTCATCCTGATCTGGCGTTGCCTGGTCATTATCCAACAGGCGAAGGATAAAAACGGGGCGCTGGTGGCCGCCGGAATCATGGCCATGTTCCTCTTTCATATTCTGGAGAATATCGGGATGAATATCGGGATCATGCCGATTACGGGAATCCCCTTACCGTTTATCAGTTCCGGGGGCAGCTCGATGATTACCAACCTTTTCGCCATCGGCTTTTTGGAAAACATCTGGATTCGCCGGCAGAAGCTGCTGTTCTGA
- a CDS encoding rod shape-determining protein translates to MLKKLLGRFSRDMGIDLGTANTLVFVSNQGIVLQEPTVVAFDRDSGNIIAVGQEAKQMVGRTPGSIVAVRPMKDGVIADFEVTEKMLQYYIKKAGRRRAFFAPRVVISVPSGVTEVERRAVMDAAREAGAREVFTIEEPMAAAIGAGLPIQEPTGNLIVDIGGGTTEVAVISLGGIVTSRSIRVAGDELNEAITQYIKKCYNLMVGEQTAEDIKRTIGSAYPQKEEETLEVRGRDLVTGLPKVITISSQEVMEALAEPVGAILEAVKMTLEKTPPELAADILDRGIVMTGGGALLRGLDRLLAEETEMPVQVAEDPLTCVARGTGKVLEELDQLRKVLISNKR, encoded by the coding sequence ATGCTCAAAAAATTGCTCGGACGTTTTTCGCGGGATATGGGAATTGATTTAGGTACGGCCAACACTCTCGTTTTTGTCAGTAACCAAGGGATTGTCCTTCAGGAACCAACCGTTGTTGCTTTTGACCGGGACTCCGGGAATATAATCGCCGTTGGTCAAGAGGCCAAACAGATGGTGGGCCGGACACCGGGCAGTATCGTTGCGGTCCGGCCGATGAAAGACGGCGTGATTGCCGATTTTGAAGTGACGGAAAAAATGTTGCAATATTATATAAAGAAAGCCGGGCGGCGGCGGGCTTTTTTCGCGCCCCGCGTGGTGATCAGCGTTCCTTCCGGGGTTACGGAAGTGGAAAGACGGGCGGTGATGGATGCGGCCCGCGAAGCCGGTGCCCGTGAGGTTTTCACTATAGAAGAGCCGATGGCCGCCGCGATCGGGGCGGGTCTTCCCATTCAGGAACCCACCGGCAATTTAATTGTTGATATTGGCGGGGGCACGACCGAAGTCGCCGTGATCTCCCTGGGCGGAATCGTGACGAGCCGCTCGATCCGGGTGGCGGGCGACGAGCTGAACGAGGCGATTACCCAATATATTAAAAAATGTTATAATTTAATGGTAGGCGAACAAACCGCCGAAGATATTAAAAGAACGATCGGGTCGGCTTATCCCCAGAAGGAGGAGGAGACCCTCGAAGTGCGCGGCCGCGATCTGGTGACCGGTTTGCCGAAGGTAATCACCATCTCCTCCCAGGAGGTCATGGAAGCGCTGGCGGAGCCGGTGGGGGCGATCCTGGAAGCGGTCAAAATGACATTGGAAAAAACTCCGCCGGAACTGGCTGCCGATATTCTGGACCGGGGGATCGTGATGACGGGTGGCGGTGCCCTCCTCCGGGGTCTGGACCGGCTCCTGGCGGAAGAGACCGAAATGCCGGTGCAAGTGGCCGAAGACCCCTTGACGTGTGTCGCCAGGGGGACGGGCAAGGTGCTTGAAGAGTTGGATCAGCTGCGCAAAGTCTTAATCTCGAATAAACGCTGA
- the minC gene encoding septum site-determining protein MinC, which translates to MLVSVSRPVHVEQLVFKGLKQGLTLFVPENDSFVHWLEVLDRQLDQAKGFFQGGAILVELGERQLTPGELAGLKRVLAKYRIRIKGFNPVLRKKTNPRVEKRPPASSGVLLVKGTVRNGQRLENEGDIVVKGDVNPGSEIVATGDIIVLGALRGIAHAGAGGNVKAEIIAFTLAPVQLRIAHIISRAPEGRKEWQGPEVAYIKGEKIVVERL; encoded by the coding sequence ATGCTAGTATCGGTATCAAGGCCCGTCCATGTCGAGCAACTGGTGTTTAAAGGGCTGAAGCAAGGGTTGACGCTGTTTGTCCCCGAAAATGATTCCTTTGTGCACTGGTTGGAAGTATTGGACCGGCAGTTGGACCAGGCCAAAGGTTTTTTTCAAGGCGGTGCCATCCTGGTTGAACTGGGCGAGCGCCAACTAACCCCCGGTGAACTGGCGGGATTAAAAAGAGTATTGGCCAAATACCGGATCCGGATCAAAGGTTTCAATCCGGTGCTGCGGAAGAAAACCAACCCGCGGGTTGAAAAACGGCCACCGGCCTCCTCCGGTGTTCTCCTGGTCAAAGGAACGGTCCGGAACGGGCAACGGTTGGAGAACGAGGGCGATATTGTCGTGAAAGGGGATGTGAACCCCGGCAGTGAGATCGTGGCGACCGGGGATATTATTGTTTTAGGTGCCCTGCGCGGAATTGCCCATGCGGGGGCCGGGGGCAACGTAAAAGCGGAGATTATCGCCTTTACTTTGGCCCCGGTTCAATTGCGGATTGCTCATATTATCTCGCGCGCCCCGGAAGGCAGGAAAGAGTGGCAAGGCCCGGAGGTTGCTTACATCAAAGGGGAAAAGATTGTTGTTGAGCGATTATAG
- the minE gene encoding cell division topological specificity factor MinE, whose protein sequence is MKLFREESPSKKQAVERLRLILVHDRAKVSTGLLEQLREEIINAISKYVEIKEEEIEIELNATETKAELVANIPVVRVRRAVE, encoded by the coding sequence ATGAAATTGTTTCGTGAAGAATCCCCCAGCAAAAAACAGGCGGTTGAAAGGTTGCGTCTGATCCTCGTTCATGACCGGGCGAAGGTCTCCACCGGTTTGCTAGAGCAATTAAGAGAAGAGATCATCAACGCCATCTCCAAATATGTGGAGATTAAGGAAGAGGAGATTGAGATCGAACTGAACGCCACCGAAACCAAGGCTGAATTGGTGGCCAATATTCCCGTCGTCAGGGTGCGTCGCGCTGTCGAGTAA
- the mreC gene encoding rod shape-determining protein MreC, with protein MQPLVQKRVLLVTLAVCFLVVTGLMFYSSQEREKEIWLERAFKFVLYPFQKAIHAVTTFVTDSWTTINELGALQRENDEMRKRLSELATELSQLEQLRAENERLRELLQFKAASTLELIPVEVVARNPRNTSDTITIDKGSNFGLTRNMPVITAEGLAGRLLRVEPFSSEVILLTDPRPGNSMSGVIERTRELVYIYGGGKKGTCLVKPSDLSVKLQTGDRILTSESSLFFPKNLVIGTLVEVYASEDGYEQYAYLEPATDFSRLEYLYVVKEK; from the coding sequence TTGCAACCTTTAGTCCAAAAGCGGGTTTTACTGGTAACCCTAGCCGTTTGTTTTTTGGTCGTGACCGGCTTGATGTTCTATTCGTCGCAGGAGAGGGAGAAGGAGATCTGGCTTGAGCGGGCGTTTAAGTTTGTTTTGTATCCTTTCCAAAAGGCAATCCATGCGGTAACCACTTTTGTGACGGATTCGTGGACAACCATCAATGAACTGGGCGCACTGCAGCGGGAGAACGACGAAATGCGCAAGCGCCTCTCCGAGCTGGCGACGGAACTTTCCCAGCTGGAACAGTTGCGCGCGGAGAATGAACGGTTACGGGAGCTTTTACAGTTCAAAGCCGCCTCGACATTGGAGCTGATCCCGGTCGAGGTGGTGGCCAGAAACCCCCGTAACACCAGTGATACGATCACGATTGATAAAGGGAGTAACTTTGGCTTAACCCGGAATATGCCGGTGATTACCGCCGAAGGACTGGCCGGACGGTTGTTACGGGTCGAACCCTTCTCCTCCGAGGTTATTTTGCTGACCGATCCCCGCCCCGGCAACAGCATGAGCGGGGTGATCGAACGCACCAGGGAACTGGTTTATATCTACGGCGGGGGCAAAAAGGGAACCTGTTTGGTTAAACCGTCGGATTTGAGCGTCAAGTTGCAAACCGGCGACCGGATTTTAACTTCGGAATCCAGTTTGTTTTTTCCGAAAAATTTGGTCATCGGCACCCTGGTCGAAGTATATGCTTCCGAAGACGGTTATGAGCAATATGCCTATTTGGAACCGGCCACCGACTTTAGCCGGTTGGAGTACCTGTACGTGGTTAAGGAGAAGTGA
- the mrdA gene encoding penicillin-binding protein 2: MNNRTITGLDRSVKVLTILVILIFSVLLCRLWYLQIVKGEEKYAESSSIRMRPIRITAPRGNIYDRWGELLVTSRFSHVVSVVPEDVKDNPYVVRFLSQVLELSETELFQMMEERAKYQKDQYVPLKRDVNPVAIGQILEAKLDLPGVVVEDYPVRYYPKGEWGAHLFGYIGEISEQELAQRRGLGYRLGDEIGKMGLERTYDLELKGEEAVRIWEVDRVGQPIRVLEEKKYVPGHNLHLTIDARLQAVAEQAIRDQIAWARAQTNEQYNKANAGSVVVLDPRNGEILALVSYPEFDPNLFVGNISRAAFNELINNPLNPFSNRVTRGKFMPGSTFKPITVLAALEENLVKPGEIFNCTGVIRFGNRQLRCSQVHGKLNIVDGLKNSCNIVMAELAFRLGPEKLAKYARLLGLGAKTGLRLEPEELDGLIGDPEWKRKARGEPWYPMETALISIGQSFVDVTPIQLAQVYSTIASGGTVYQPQLVREITTAAGETVTKFAPKVIREIEIDPENLAIVRKGLEQVVTEGTARYVFQGFPLDRIPVAGKTGTAENIGKNDYAFFASYAPADNPELVVVVVIEEGGYGSQAAAPVARKIYEAYFGLNQPSTANK, from the coding sequence TTGAACAACCGGACAATTACAGGACTGGACAGAAGTGTTAAGGTCCTTACCATCCTGGTGATCCTCATCTTCTCCGTGCTTCTCTGCCGCCTTTGGTATTTACAGATTGTCAAGGGAGAGGAAAAATACGCGGAATCAAGTAGCATCCGGATGCGGCCGATTCGGATTACCGCCCCCCGGGGGAATATCTATGACCGGTGGGGCGAATTGTTGGTGACCAGCCGGTTTTCGCATGTTGTTTCCGTTGTCCCGGAAGACGTGAAAGACAACCCTTATGTGGTCCGTTTTTTAAGCCAAGTTTTGGAATTGTCCGAAACAGAGTTGTTTCAGATGATGGAAGAGAGAGCCAAATACCAAAAGGACCAGTATGTTCCGTTGAAAAGGGATGTGAACCCGGTAGCGATTGGACAGATTCTCGAAGCAAAGCTTGATCTGCCCGGTGTGGTGGTGGAGGATTATCCGGTCCGTTACTACCCGAAAGGGGAATGGGGCGCGCATCTCTTTGGCTATATCGGTGAGATTAGTGAACAAGAACTGGCACAGCGGCGCGGTCTTGGGTACCGTCTCGGCGATGAAATCGGCAAGATGGGTTTGGAAAGAACCTATGACCTTGAACTCAAAGGAGAAGAGGCCGTCCGGATCTGGGAAGTGGACCGGGTGGGGCAACCCATTCGCGTGTTGGAAGAGAAGAAGTATGTTCCCGGTCACAATCTGCACCTGACGATTGATGCCCGCCTGCAGGCTGTGGCGGAACAGGCGATCCGCGATCAGATCGCCTGGGCCCGGGCCCAGACCAACGAACAGTACAATAAGGCCAACGCCGGATCTGTTGTGGTGCTGGACCCCAGAAACGGTGAGATTCTTGCCCTCGTCAGCTATCCGGAGTTTGATCCCAATTTATTTGTGGGCAATATTTCGCGGGCAGCCTTTAACGAATTAATTAACAACCCGTTGAACCCCTTCTCCAACCGGGTGACGAGAGGGAAGTTTATGCCCGGCTCCACCTTTAAACCGATTACCGTTTTGGCCGCGCTGGAGGAAAACCTGGTCAAGCCCGGTGAGATTTTCAACTGCACGGGTGTGATCCGGTTTGGCAACCGGCAACTGCGGTGCAGCCAAGTCCATGGCAAACTGAATATAGTTGACGGCCTAAAAAACTCCTGTAATATCGTCATGGCGGAGCTGGCCTTCCGGTTGGGACCGGAAAAACTGGCGAAGTACGCCAGGTTATTGGGTTTGGGGGCAAAGACCGGCTTAAGATTGGAACCGGAGGAGTTGGACGGGCTGATTGGTGATCCGGAATGGAAAAGGAAAGCGCGGGGTGAACCCTGGTATCCAATGGAAACGGCCCTGATCTCCATCGGTCAAAGTTTTGTTGATGTGACCCCCATTCAACTGGCGCAGGTCTATTCCACCATCGCCAGTGGCGGTACGGTTTATCAGCCCCAATTGGTGCGGGAGATCACGACGGCCGCGGGGGAGACGGTGACCAAGTTTGCGCCGAAAGTCATCCGGGAGATCGAGATTGATCCGGAGAACCTCGCCATCGTGCGGAAAGGTTTGGAACAGGTGGTGACGGAAGGAACTGCCCGGTATGTTTTCCAGGGTTTCCCGCTCGACCGGATTCCGGTGGCCGGGAAAACCGGAACCGCCGAGAATATTGGGAAGAACGATTATGCCTTTTTTGCCAGTTACGCACCGGCCGACAATCCCGAATTGGTGGTGGTGGTGGTGATCGAAGAAGGCGGTTACGGTTCCCAGGCAGCGGCACCGGTGGCCCGGAAGATTTATGAAGCCTATTTTGGACTGAACCAGCCGTCAACGGCCAACAAGTAA
- the rpmB gene encoding 50S ribosomal protein L28 → MSARCDICSKEQQTGNQVSHSNIKTKRVWKPNIKRTKALINGTPKTIKVCTRCLRSGKVQRAI, encoded by the coding sequence TTGTCTGCTCGCTGTGATATTTGCAGTAAAGAACAGCAAACCGGTAACCAGGTCAGTCACTCCAACATTAAAACGAAACGGGTTTGGAAACCAAACATCAAACGGACCAAAGCACTGATCAACGGAACGCCCAAAACGATCAAAGTTTGTACCCGTTGCCTGCGTTCAGGGAAGGTACAAAGGGCGATCTGA
- a CDS encoding ribose-phosphate diphosphokinase — MVSQFQKMKLFTGTANPALAQEIATLLGVSLGGVRISRFANGEIYVRYDESIRGADVFVVQPFSKPVNETLMELLIMIDALKRASAGRITAVIPFYAYARQEKKTAPREPITARMVADILTSAGADRILTMDLHSPAIQGFFNIPCDNLTALPKLSQYIKEKNIEDGVVIAPDAGSVKKAEKLATYLHLPLGVMYKRRPGPNVAEMSFFIGDVKGKSPIIIDDMIDTAGSLEQVINALEEREAKEIHILATHGVFSPPALERLNRPSVKELVVCNTLPLTEDPSYPKLKLLSVAPLFAEAIQRIHENNSVSVLFD, encoded by the coding sequence ATGGTGAGCCAATTCCAAAAGATGAAACTTTTTACCGGTACCGCCAACCCCGCTTTGGCTCAAGAAATTGCCACTCTTCTCGGTGTCTCTTTGGGCGGAGTCCGGATCTCCCGTTTTGCCAACGGGGAAATCTATGTCCGTTACGACGAAAGTATTCGTGGCGCAGATGTCTTCGTCGTGCAACCCTTTTCCAAACCCGTAAACGAAACCCTCATGGAACTCTTGATCATGATTGATGCGTTGAAACGCGCTTCCGCCGGGCGGATCACGGCGGTGATCCCCTTTTACGCTTACGCCCGTCAGGAAAAGAAAACCGCGCCCCGGGAACCGATCACCGCGCGCATGGTCGCTGATATTCTCACCTCGGCCGGTGCCGACCGCATCCTGACGATGGACCTCCACTCCCCGGCGATCCAAGGTTTCTTTAATATTCCCTGCGACAACCTGACCGCCCTACCGAAGCTCTCCCAATACATAAAGGAAAAGAATATTGAAGACGGTGTCGTGATCGCTCCTGATGCAGGCAGTGTGAAAAAAGCGGAAAAGCTTGCTACCTACCTACATTTACCCCTGGGCGTCATGTATAAAAGAAGGCCCGGCCCGAATGTGGCCGAGATGTCCTTTTTCATCGGCGATGTCAAAGGCAAATCACCGATTATTATCGATGACATGATCGATACCGCCGGTAGTCTGGAGCAAGTGATCAATGCTTTGGAAGAAAGAGAAGCCAAAGAGATTCATATTCTCGCCACCCATGGGGTCTTTTCCCCACCGGCCCTCGAACGCCTGAACCGGCCCAGTGTGAAAGAACTGGTGGTCTGTAACACCCTGCCCTTAACCGAAGACCCCTCTTATCCCAAGTTAAAATTGCTTTCGGTCGCCCCCTTGTTTGCCGAGGCGATCCAGCGGATCCACGAAAACAACTCCGTAAGTGTGCTCTTTGATTAA
- the mreD gene encoding rod shape-determining protein MreD: MTVGKYVLFIFIPLVLQTSLFPHLSLFGVIPNLVLITTVCYGLLQGIRPGLYFGLLSGLCLDLAGSGILGINITILGLLGFGAGYLERLIFKGYLVIPLCMVLAGTIVAELFSLSILLAFGWRIAFLSFLGATLLPLCLYNMVLTAPVYYGLKKGLDLIRERRLKVGA; the protein is encoded by the coding sequence GTGACGGTTGGGAAGTATGTGCTGTTTATCTTCATTCCATTGGTTTTGCAGACTTCACTCTTTCCCCATCTTTCTCTCTTTGGCGTAATTCCGAACCTGGTTTTGATTACGACCGTTTGTTATGGTCTGTTACAAGGGATCCGGCCGGGGTTGTATTTTGGGCTGCTCAGCGGGCTCTGTTTGGACCTGGCCGGGAGCGGTATTTTGGGGATCAACATAACAATCCTCGGCCTTTTGGGGTTCGGTGCCGGGTATCTGGAAAGGTTGATTTTCAAAGGATACCTGGTCATCCCCCTCTGCATGGTCCTGGCCGGGACGATCGTGGCCGAGCTCTTTTCCTTAAGTATTCTGCTGGCCTTTGGTTGGCGGATTGCCTTCCTTTCCTTTCTCGGGGCGACGCTTTTACCATTATGCCTGTATAACATGGTGCTGACCGCCCCTGTTTACTACGGGCTGAAAAAAGGCCTTGATCTTATTCGCGAGCGAAGGTTAAAGGTTGGTGCGTGA
- the yunB gene encoding sporulation protein YunB, with translation MRMRLKKRRRILVLPPHFFKKKTLLFFLFILFLIGGFLFADHRLRPVIQAKAEAHARVLATTSINQAIREKVAKNIRYEDLISVKVDNRGRVVLMQPNTGEINRLASDATITVQELMKNTKDDKIYLPLGQLLGSQILAGRGPDIPVIIVPVGTVESRVYDVFEEAGINQTRHKIYLEVKTMVRVVVPLLDSLVEIRAEVPLTEAIIMGEVPQVYFGGQPIVSIPDLLKTIPGE, from the coding sequence ATGCGGATGCGACTAAAAAAAAGAAGGCGAATCCTGGTTTTACCACCGCATTTTTTTAAGAAAAAGACTTTGCTTTTTTTCTTATTTATTCTCTTTCTGATCGGCGGATTCCTCTTTGCCGATCATCGTTTGCGACCGGTCATCCAAGCGAAAGCGGAGGCACATGCGCGCGTCTTGGCAACAACCTCAATCAACCAGGCGATTCGCGAGAAGGTCGCCAAAAATATTCGTTACGAAGATTTAATCTCGGTGAAAGTGGATAACCGGGGACGGGTCGTTCTGATGCAACCAAATACCGGTGAGATTAACCGCCTGGCTTCGGATGCCACCATCACCGTACAGGAATTAATGAAAAACACGAAGGATGACAAGATCTATCTTCCCCTCGGCCAATTGTTGGGAAGCCAAATCCTGGCGGGGCGGGGACCCGATATCCCCGTCATAATTGTCCCGGTCGGGACGGTGGAGAGCCGGGTCTACGACGTTTTTGAGGAGGCCGGGATCAACCAAACACGGCATAAAATATATCTGGAAGTAAAAACAATGGTCCGGGTGGTCGTTCCTTTGCTTGACTCCCTTGTGGAGATCCGCGCCGAGGTACCATTGACTGAAGCGATTATCATGGGTGAAGTGCCCCAGGTTTACTTTGGCGGCCAGCCGATTGTGAGCATTCCGGACCTTCTAAAAACAATTCCTGGCGAGTGA